A genomic region of Papaver somniferum cultivar HN1 chromosome 7, ASM357369v1, whole genome shotgun sequence contains the following coding sequences:
- the LOC113296457 gene encoding uncharacterized protein LOC113296457 codes for MGALEVFASTIGKFSDNDDLRAVQNIAQMIFEGGGAVATIAGCNSKLINWVLEAITCTKWDAKVCAVGFLNTLLMSSMKNRFQLGQMGIVPVVVNALSSLTRIDYFCGSAIAALDIVKGCASDKFVNDALELDIAIFPPSMDMIHGSTMHFKAEIEERLISLIESLTGGIAETEKHILSKRFEENDGERITWLMEHFIRYSKKVDAAANHLKKKQLNSSELYKEKLQYGFPTLQSIAVILGYLWSSEISAKIESELSHHQIEKKVVWDILSEYRDNIGSAGGSVESTKTVIEEYIASLEVENRDQRMKSCT; via the exons ATGGGAGCCTTAGAAGTATTTGCTTCTACTATTGGCAAGTTTTCTGACAATGATGATTTACGAGCAGTACAAAATATTGCACAGATGATTTTTGAAGGAGGAGGAGCTGTAGCAACAATTGCCGGCTGTAACAGCAAACTGATTAATTGGGTATTGGAAGCAATCACATGTACCAAATGGGATGCAAAAGTGTGTGCTGTGGGGTTTTTAAATACTCTTTTGATGTCTAGTATGAAAAATAGATTCCAGTTAGGCCAAATGGGCATTGTGCCTGTTGTTGTAAATGCTCTTTCATCTCTTACAA gaattgattatttttgtgggTCTGCCATTGCGGCACTTGATATAGTGAAAGGTTGTGCTTCTGACAAGTTTGTGAATGATGCTTTGGAATTGGACATTGCAATATTCCCTCCTTCCATGGATATG ATTCATGGGAGCACTATGCATTTTAAAGCAGAAATTGAAGAACGTCTTATATCTCTAATTGAATCATTAACTG GTGGCATTGCCGAGACGGAAAAACATATATTGTCAAAAAGGTTTGAGGAGAATGATGGTGAACGAATCACTTGGCTTATGGAGCACTTCATACG ATATTCCAAAAAAGTTGATGCAGCGGCAAATCATCTCAAAAAGAAACAG CTGAACTCGTCTGAGCTCTACAAGGAAAAATTGCAATATGGATTCCCCACGCTTCAG TCCATTGCTGTTATTCTTGGTTATCTTTGGTCGTCCGA GATAAGTGCTAAGATTGAAAGTGAATTGTCCCATCACCAGATAGAGAAGAAAGTTGTGTGGGATATTCTCTCG GAATATCGTGACAACATTGGCAGCGCGGGCGGATCAGTAGAAAGTACAAAGACAGTGATCGAGGAATACATTGCTTCTCTTGAGGTT GAAAATCGTGACCAGAGGATGAAATCATGTACTTGA